The genomic window CACATTCCTGGTACCAGGCGCCCAGGGCGGTGGAAAAAGTCACTATGGCGAACTTTTTACCCAGCATGCAGGCGGTCAGCATGCCGGCCTCCGCCAGACCAACGATGGGGATATCGAACAGCTCCCGCGCCGCCCCCAGCCCAGGGTCTCCGAAGGCCGCCAGAATGGCACCGTCCACCTGATCATGTTGCTGCGCCAGAATCTCCAGCGCAGCGCTGGCGCCAATCACCGCTTCAGCCCGGTTGGCGATATAGGGCACACCGAAGGCTCCGGTGGCAGGTACGATCTCGGTCCCCACTGCGGCATAGCGTGTTGCCACTTCAGTAAGCTGAGTGGTGAGAACTTCCGAGGTATTGGGGTTGAGCAAAAGGATTTTCATAGGCGCCCCTTTAGCGGGTGTTTTTCATGATACTGCCACCATATAATTCATAATTCAATATTTTTAGTTATGAGTTATAGAGCTAAGGCTATGCATTTTTTGCCAGTACCCAACGAAATTTCCTGCCACACCCGGGATGCGGCGCAACTAAGTCCATCACCCGATGAGTTCATTACTCTGCCCATTGCCGTGCTGCGCCCAACCGACCCAGCCACACCCGCGGCATGACCGCCAGGGATGGCGGAAATCCTGAAAACGCAGGAGCACTTTTCAGGGGACCGCCAGGGATGGCGGAAATCCTGAAAACGCAGGAGCAATTTTCAGGAACCGTACTTCCTGTACATCGCCGCTCTCGCGCATCCATGCGCCCGCGGCGTACCGCACTTCCTGTACATAAAAAAAGGCCCGCATTACTGCGGGCCGAGGAGGTGCGAACTTGTTATTTGCAATATATGCGGTCTTGAATCAGGCCCGCTGTGCGGCCGGAACAGCGGCGCCGCGCATCAGCAGCCAGTGAATAGCGCCACCCAGCAGCGCCCCAATGACCCAGCCGTAGCGCCAGCACCGCACCCAGACCATCCAGCACCGACGTAGCGAACTTGAGCCATCATCCCCGACCGTTCTGCCCCAACGCGATTGAAAGCGTGATGACTAACGCTGCCAATAGAACATATATCGAGCAGCGATAAAACATTAATGTTCACATTAATGTATACATGACATTCAATTGAGTGAACCGCATACAGCCGAGATCAGGCAGGACAGTTCGCAGAAGGAGGAAAAGCCCATAAAGTCGGACAAAAAACCGTCAGGTTGATACAAATTCAGCGAAATCAAGCAGAAACCAAAGGCTAGCCATCAAAGGCAGCATTCGTAGATGCTGCTTGGCAGTGGCTGTATAGCCGCCTTGACGATGGAAGATATACGCAGGAAATCCCAATTTTCGTTAACAATAAAACCAGCCATGAACAGCAGCACGGATTTTATCTTGCAGCCTTTAGAGACATTGAATGGGTCGCTGCACAGCACTTTCAAGTCGCAGCTAGACAGTACGGGGCTTCGTCGGGAGAGGATACTGTTTGATCTACATAATAAAATAAGATGGAAATCATGAATTTAAAGCCTATTGCCGCCGCGTTCTTAACCGTTACAAGTCTGCTGTCCCTGAGTGCACAGGCCCAAACCCGCATGGACTTTTCCAACGAATACAACACCACGTCCATACATGCGGAGGGCGACCTTTACTTTATTGAACAGGTCAAAACACTGACGCAGGACCAGGTCGATATTACGCTACACACCGGTGGAGCACTGGGCTTCAAGTCTGCCGATCACTTTTATGCGGTATCCGACAACGCCATTCAGATTGCAGATACCCTGGCCGGTACGCTGAGCGGTATAGACCCCATTTTCCTGCTGTCCTCGCTTCCCTTTCTGGCGGAAAACGAAGATGAAGCTGAGGCACTCTACAAAATAGCGCGCCCCTATTACGAGCAGGTATTTGCCGATAACAATCAGGTTCTGCTTTACGCATCCCCCTGGCCCGCCAGCGGTATCTGGGCCAAAAAACAGGTCGCCTCAGCATCGGATCTGGAGCAACTCAAGATTCGCACCTATGACAAAAATGGCACCATCACACTGCGTGAAGCCGGGGCATCACCGGTCAAGCTTTCGTGGGCCGATGTAGTACCGCAGCTCTCGACAGGCGGTATCGAAGCTGTACTCACTTCAGCAGAAGCCGGTGCCAATGGCAGCTTTTGGGAACACCTGGATCACTACAGCGCTATTCAGTATGCAGTCCCGCTCAATATGGTGCACATGAACAAGGATGAGTTTGACGGTCTCGATCAGGCGCAGCAGCAGGCCATCCTGGAGGCTGCCAAACGTACCGATGAGCATAACTGGCTGGAAGTACGTTCCCGCGTAGCCGAAAACTACCAGGACCTGAATGAGCATGGCGTCACTATCCAGAACCCGGTGTCCCCCGAGTTTTCGGCATCGCTCAAAAGCGCCGCAAAACCAGCAATCAGCCAGTGGCTAGAGGCTGCGGGTGAGCGCGGCCAAACGATCCTGTCCCAGTTCGAGAAGAACGGCAGCGCTCAATGATTCGACTGATCTGTCGCTGCATTAGCCCAGCCAACCGGCTGGCAGGGCTGCTGGCGATGCTGCTGATTGTTTACATAACCGGGCATATTCTGCTTGAAATCGTTATGCGCCTGTTCGGCACCTCGACCTTTGTGCTGGACGAGTTCATTGGCTATGCCGTGGCGAGCATGACATTCCTGGGGCTGGGCTATGCGCTGGAACGCGGCTCTCTGGTACGTGTCAATGTGCTGCTGGATCGGTTGCCGGCCCGCTGGCACTGGCTGCCGGATCTGATATCAACACTGGCGGCTCTGGCCGCCTTCGCCTGGCTTGCCTGGTTCTGGGGACAGAGTGTGTGGCGCAGTTACCAACGCGGAACCCTAAGTGAAACCCTGGCTGAAACCCCGCTGTGGATTCCGGAGGGCATGGTACTGGTTGGTATGCTGCTGCTGTGCTTAACACTGCTGTCCCGCGCATTACGCCTGATGTCCGAGCGTGCCATACCCCCCAATACGAGAGTGAGCTGATGGATACAGTATTTGTTGCCGTCGGGGTCATAAGCCTGATTCTGCTCGTGCTGGGTCTTGGAACCTGGGTGTTTGCCGGTCTCGCAATCGTCGCTCTGGGCTCGCTTGTCTGGCTCGGAGACTTCAGCTCGGACCGTGCAGGACTTATTCTGAGCCGCATTCTATTCCGGGCGGGAAGCTCCTGGGAGCTCTCCGCCATTCCCCTGTTTATATTTATGGGCGAACTCATCTTCCGCTCCA from Marinobacterium aestuarii includes these protein-coding regions:
- a CDS encoding aspartate/glutamate racemase family protein, translating into MKILLLNPNTSEVLTTQLTEVATRYAAVGTEIVPATGAFGVPYIANRAEAVIGASAALEILAQQHDQVDGAILAAFGDPGLGAARELFDIPIVGLAEAGMLTACMLGKKFAIVTFSTALGAWYQECVEWNQLQDRCCAIRMLDQPFNSIGAVRDEKEDLLAELALAAVRENGADVIVLAGAPLSGLADRIRHRVPVPMIDCCAAAIKQIEALVSLNLKAPETGTYCRPGAKDTTGLSAALAARIEHRS
- a CDS encoding TRAP transporter substrate-binding protein, with translation MNLKPIAAAFLTVTSLLSLSAQAQTRMDFSNEYNTTSIHAEGDLYFIEQVKTLTQDQVDITLHTGGALGFKSADHFYAVSDNAIQIADTLAGTLSGIDPIFLLSSLPFLAENEDEAEALYKIARPYYEQVFADNNQVLLYASPWPASGIWAKKQVASASDLEQLKIRTYDKNGTITLREAGASPVKLSWADVVPQLSTGGIEAVLTSAEAGANGSFWEHLDHYSAIQYAVPLNMVHMNKDEFDGLDQAQQQAILEAAKRTDEHNWLEVRSRVAENYQDLNEHGVTIQNPVSPEFSASLKSAAKPAISQWLEAAGERGQTILSQFEKNGSAQ
- a CDS encoding TRAP transporter small permease subunit, whose amino-acid sequence is MIRLICRCISPANRLAGLLAMLLIVYITGHILLEIVMRLFGTSTFVLDEFIGYAVASMTFLGLGYALERGSLVRVNVLLDRLPARWHWLPDLISTLAALAAFAWLAWFWGQSVWRSYQRGTLSETLAETPLWIPEGMVLVGMLLLCLTLLSRALRLMSERAIPPNTRVS